The genomic stretch CGATAATCTACTTTGGAGATACTGCCAGGGTTCCATACGGAAGTAAATCACAAAAGACTATTATTACTTACTCAAGACAAATCATAAAGTTCCTACAGACCAAAGACGTAAAGGCTATTGTTATCGCCTGTAACACCGCCAGTGCACTTGCACTTGAGGTGGTTGCCAGAGAGGTCTCAATACCTGTAATCGGAGTGGTAAAGCCTGGTGCGAAGGTGGCTTCTGAAGCCACAAAGAATGGAAATATCGGCGTAATTGGTACAGAAGGTACCATCAACAGCGGAATATATAACACATATATAAAAGAATTGAACCCGGATGTAAGGGTATATGGAAAGGCTTGTCCTCTCTTTGTTCCTCTGGTGGAAGAAGGCTGGCTTACAGACCCTTTAACCGTGGAGGTGGCCAAAAGATATATCAGCAGTCTCCTCGGACTGAATATAGACACTTTGGTATTAGGGTGTACTCACTATCCGCTTATACGTAACATAATCGGATCTATCGTAGGAAATGACGTTACATTGGTTAATCCTGCTTATGAAACCGCCATAGAGTTGAAACAGGTACTGCTGCAGGCGGGAATAGAGAACAACGGACCTGCCTGTGAGCATAAATTCTATGTAAGTGACGGCGCGGATAAATTCAAAAGGTTTGCCAATACCATACTTCCCTGTGATGTAGTTGAAACGGAAGATGTGAATATTGAAAGCTTTGCGGATGCTCTGACAACATATTTATAGCCTGAAAGCAAGGCGTGATAGGGAGGATTGCATGAAGAAAGATGTATTGGTTTCCATATCCGGACTTCAATACGAGGTAGACAGGGACGAGCCCATTGAAGTAATATCCGTGGGTCAGTACTATAACAAAAACGATAAACATTACATCTGTTATGATGAAGTGATAGAGGGCACCGATGGAGTGACCAGCTGTACGGTTAAGGTAGGAAACGAGCAGATCGATATTATAAAAAGAGGTGCCAGTAACGTTCATATGATATTTGAAGTAGGCAGGAAGAATACCACTTTCTACAACACTCCTTATGGCGATCTGCAAATAGGAATTCATACCGGCAGGATACAGGTGGCAGAGGAAGCGGACAAATTAACGTTAGAGATAAATTATGGACTGGATATAAACTATTCCTTTATCGGTGACTGTCAGATACAGATGAAGATAACCTCAAGAAAATAAACAGAGTACTTGTTCCTCATGCCAGTGCAGGTATTAAGGAAAGGCATTCATGACGGAACAGGTTCATAGTCACATGAAAAGTATACCTTGAATTGTGAGCTAAGGCCCAGTAAAAGTGGTAATGAACAAGAAACGAAAAACAGCCGTTATACCTTACTATAAAGGTATTCGGCTGTTTGATTTTAAGCTTTATTATTCTTTGTGATTTTGCCTTTGATTCTTGCGAAAAGTTTTTGCTTTTCTGGTTTTACATCAAGATTTGCACGTAAGCCTTTTACATCCATAATGTAAATACCGTTCATTACGGCTTTTACTTCTTTTTTAACAGGGATAAGATCAAAGATCTTATCGTCGCACATTAAATTCATAATCTTTGGTCCAATTTTTGCTTTTACAATGGGGACCTTAGAACGGCGCAGATATTTCGGTGTCTGATCGATTACTATCTTTGGCAGATCGGCCTCCGTTAACTTCATTCGCTTTTTATCTATTACTAAAATAGAAACTGACTGTGCGCCGGCTTTCATCTGAGCCTGACTTTCCTCAGATCTTTTCTGAAGCTTTCTTCCATAAATGGACAGACCGATAAGAGCACCAAGAACAACAACCAGAACTACTATCAATACAATAATACCGGGACTCAACTTTCTACCTCCTTCCCCAGAATTTGCAATGGATTTATTTTATCATTAATTTTTCAAAAGTTCAAGTAATTAAACTGTTTGACCGGCATTTTTCTGAAGCATGTCACGGATAATATTCTGAACATGGGAACCCAGGAATTTACGCTCTTCTTTGCTTAAGGAACCTGGCTCTACGGGTTTTCCGTATTCTATGATAACTTTTGCTCTTCTTATCCAGGGAAGATGATTTTCAAAAATATTGTCCGTATTGGATATTGCGACGGGAATGATGGGACAGCCTGATTTTTCTGCAATTTTTAAGCTGCCTTCCTTAAAGGGGAGCATTTCATCGCCATGATTTCTGGTTCCTTCGGGAGAGATAAATACGGAATAGCCATTTTTAACCAGCTCTACGCCTGTTAGGATCATTTTTAGCCCTTCCCTTAGGTCATCCCTGTCTAAGAAGAGACAGTTAAGATATTTCATCCAGATTTTGAGGATTGGCACTTTCCCGATTTCTTTTTTGGCAACATAACCGGTGAGAGTTGGCACCGTTGCATAACCCAGTACAATATCAAAATAACTGCGGTGGTTGGATACATATAATACAGCCTGGTCTTTTGGCACATTTTCCAGACCCCTTATCTCATACTTTGTACCGCTGATAAAAAGAATCACACGAAATGCCCAGGATACGATGCGCTGGGAGGATTCCACTTTCTTTCTGGGATTGATCTTGCCGAGGATGATTTCATACAGAAATAAAAGCAGGCTGACGGTAAAAAATATAAGTAAGAATAATAAAACGAATAAGGTTCTCATAACCCCTCCTGTTATAATTTCATTACTGGTATTATAACATATTTTTTATTTTTATGCGCATCTTTTATGAGAACTTACAAAATCCTTAAGTATTATTAAAAATCCTGCTATTTCTTGTACTCTGGAAATAATGTGATATAATGAAAACGTACGGGGAATTTTGAGTTTACAACAGATTCCCTGCCAGAGCAACCTGTTCACGAGCACTATTATGATTCGGGTTCAGGACTAACAGTTTATCTAACAGTTTATACAGACAAAATAAGTGCACCAGGATAATAGAGTGAAAAGAAAAGCACTTTCCTTCCTGCCGATGTTTCTGCCTTGAACATATCGGTGTGGGAGGGAAATGTGTTTCATAATGTTTGGATTATCCAGAAAGAAGGAATAATGGGAAAAGAGAACCTTACCCTGCTTACTGACTTTTATGAGCTGACCATGATGCAGGGGTACTACAAGAACGGAGCCAACGAAACAGTTATATTTGATGTATTCTACCGAAACAATCCCTCCGGCAGCGGATATGCAGTTTGTGCCGGACTGGAGCAGGTTATTGATTATATTAATAACATCTGTTTTACCGACGAAGATATCGTATATTTAAGAAGCCTTAATATGTTTGGGGAGGATTTCCTGGAGTATCTGAGAGGTTTTCGTTTTACCGGA from Anaerocolumna sp. AGMB13020 encodes the following:
- the murI gene encoding glutamate racemase, whose protein sequence is MSCNAPIGVFDSGIGGLTVAREIMRQIPGETIIYFGDTARVPYGSKSQKTIITYSRQIIKFLQTKDVKAIVIACNTASALALEVVAREVSIPVIGVVKPGAKVASEATKNGNIGVIGTEGTINSGIYNTYIKELNPDVRVYGKACPLFVPLVEEGWLTDPLTVEVAKRYISSLLGLNIDTLVLGCTHYPLIRNIIGSIVGNDVTLVNPAYETAIELKQVLLQAGIENNGPACEHKFYVSDGADKFKRFANTILPCDVVETEDVNIESFADALTTYL
- a CDS encoding lysophospholipid acyltransferase family protein; amino-acid sequence: MRTLFVLLFLLIFFTVSLLLFLYEIILGKINPRKKVESSQRIVSWAFRVILFISGTKYEIRGLENVPKDQAVLYVSNHRSYFDIVLGYATVPTLTGYVAKKEIGKVPILKIWMKYLNCLFLDRDDLREGLKMILTGVELVKNGYSVFISPEGTRNHGDEMLPFKEGSLKIAEKSGCPIIPVAISNTDNIFENHLPWIRRAKVIIEYGKPVEPGSLSKEERKFLGSHVQNIIRDMLQKNAGQTV
- a CDS encoding DUF1934 domain-containing protein, which codes for MKKDVLVSISGLQYEVDRDEPIEVISVGQYYNKNDKHYICYDEVIEGTDGVTSCTVKVGNEQIDIIKRGASNVHMIFEVGRKNTTFYNTPYGDLQIGIHTGRIQVAEEADKLTLEINYGLDINYSFIGDCQIQMKITSRK